The DNA sequence GCAGCCTCAGGTTCTACAAAGTGAGTGGCTTTTAGTCAGGCAAGTTAAAAGCCTTTTATGTAATGTATTTTTTGGCATcaggagggaaagagaaaattgtGTTGGCACTATGATCTTTGTTTAGACACTGATTAAAAATGGATACGTAACATTTactaataatattttaatatttcaatcTTATTTCCTTCAGAATATCTAAAAATAATTACTACAGCCATTCTCCAGCTTCTTTTCCTAGTACTTTTATTGTCTTGTATTAATTGTTTGTATTTTGGTAGCAGTGTTGTACTatatgtgatttttctttgtctttgccTGCCTTTCAGTTCCAGAGATAGTCAGGGAGACCCACGACCTGATTGAGCGAGGGGAGCTTCTGCAGGCTCACCGGAAACTGATGGATTTGGAGTGTTCTCGTGATGACCTGATGTATGAGCAGTATCGCATGGACAGCAAAAACACACATGACATGAACCTCATCCACACATACTTTGGGGATATGCAGAAACTGTCTGAGGAATTGGCAAAGCAGCTTTGGATGGTGGTTCAAAGATCCCTCGTTACAGTCCGTCGAGATCCAACCTTGCTTGTCTCTGTTGTGAGGATAATTGAGAGGGAGGAGAAAATTGACAGGCGCATGttagacagaaaaaaacagacTGGATTCATACCTCCTGGCAGACCAaagaagtggaaagaaaaaatgttcaATATTTTGGAGAGAACTGTGAGCACGCGGATTGAAGGCACTCAGGCAGAGACCAGAGAATCTGACAAAATGTGGCTTGTGCGGCATCTCGAGATCATCCGTAAATACGTCCTTGATGACCTGCTCGTGGCCAAGACCCTGCTGGATCAATGCTTTCCTCCCCATTATGACATTTTCAACAGGTTGCTAAACATGTACCATCAAGCTTTGGCCACACGAATGCAAGAGCTTGCTGCAGAGGATCTGGAAGCAAATGAGATCGTTAGCCTTCTAAGCTGGGTTTTGAATACATACACTAGGTAAGGCCCCCTTATCCTTTCTCTTAGCAATAGGAGGAGGAATGCAAAGAGGAGACATGAAAAACACAGTTTGGGCTAGTATCTGTATGTCTATTAATATACAAAAAGATAAAACGGAAAAAGAATAATATCAAACTATCAAGTTCTTTACTATTCATTACACATGTTGCTTTCTGGAAGTTCCTTCTTAAAACTTGTTTGTATTTTATAATACGTAATTTTGAGTTGCTTAAAATTTTAATGCAGTTAAAGACGTGCATGAAGCTACAGTCACCTCGTATTTGTGTACCAGTCTGGTGAAATGTTGGGAAGAACAGGAGACTGAGAGCTCATGTGTGAAACAAAATGTTTGTTGTGGCCACAGCCCCGGAAGATCTGTATGATTATTAACTTTCTATTGTTCTCTTCTACAGGGGGTGGGACTGCTTCAGTTGCCTCATTACTGTTAAATGGAAAGAATGTGGTAACTTCCTTTAGGTTTTCTCTCTAAACTGTGATGATTTGTTTATTTAGAAGAATTTCTGCTTATaggttgttttctgtgataGACTTATGCTTATTTTATTTGACTTGTCAGATTTGTTGGGATAACTTAAGCATGGTGGAGGGTTCgttgcttttttttccattttccaggtAGAAACAGCTCAAATGGCAACGGTTTAGTTTTTGCTGGCGTGTAGTTACTAGAGCGACTGATTTGTTTGGGAAAAAGTGCTGCTAGCCTTTCTATGGCTCATGACTGTAATCCTGTTCTGAATAGCTGGCACTGACCCAGGCTCTGTGCTGTGTGTACTTTTGATGTCTTCAATTGTTCAGTATCACTAATGCAACGAGTTTAGACACTTGGTGGGTTTAGAGTATATTGCCATAAAGCATAGAGGTAGGAGATCATACGGGGAGTTCTCATAACCAGCTTTCAGGGTTGTGTTCAGCACTGTGTTTTACTCTGCACTGCAAAGTCCTCTTGGTTTTTCATCCCTGCAAGGAAGAATCAGGAGCACCCACTTGTGCATACTTAGGTACCCATGCAGGGTATAAGAGATGCAGCCACTAATAAGCAGCTGAGTTAAttagcctttttttcttttgaaggcCAGAGGAATAACTCTACAGTGAATGAAAATCAGAGATGTGAGTCCTTCTCATGCATGACCTTGGCAGAAATCCTGCTCTCGGGCTCTTTATTTGTGCCCTGGGGCTTTTGTTCCAGTAAGGCAATTCTTGGTCTTAAAATTGCCCTTCTACCTTCCCCCAGAAAGCAGAGTACATTGTTACTGAGTTAGACAATTCAGAACTAAAGCTCTAAATCTGTGTGTTCCATCATTGGAAGGGCAAAGGCAGGGAGTAAAGCCAGAGTTACTTCTATTTACAAAGCAAACAAATCTTGCTGCAGCAAGTCATGTGGCTTGTAGCACCTGGTGGCTGAGTCTGTGAAGAAAGGGAAACCAAGAGGAGCAGACACACTACCGGATATCTGAGAATGCTCTTCTCCCTGTGTATCTGCATAACAAGTGGGATGGAGGAAGTAccttgaaggaaaaaattaaggCTTTGactttctctcttttctaaaACAAAAAGCCCAAGAGGGCAGTACAGGAATTGTATTCCAGTATATTGCAATAAAAGGTTATAAACAGGATGATAAttactggaacaggttgcccagagaagttgtggatgccccatccctgggagtgttcacaCCAGCTTGGATAGGGtcttgagcaacctggtctgatGGCAGGcaggttggaactagatggtctttaaggtccaacccaaaccattttttatgattctatgagaACTAGCTACTGTGTATTGGCAGTGCACAGTGGGAGGACAAATCAGCTCAGGTTTCTGAGTGGGAAAGTAAAGTTCTCAACAGGGATATTTGCAGAGCTTATCAAATCACAGTTGCTGAACATCTTTTAACAGTACAATAAACAATTCTCTATAGGGGTATGTTTATAATAAACTAGGAAGGAGAATGGATTATCTGGCATCATAAGAACTCTGAATAATAGAGGGAAAATATAAATTTGTATTGTATTTGTATATTGAAGCTGCACTTCAAAACCAAATGAGAGAGTACTGACTGAAAAGAAACACTGATGTTTTTTTCCGTGTGATGGATTGATAAAGTCATGCACAACTTTTTTCAGCATTTGCAACATAGGGGTTACAAAAGAAATATGGGGGTTTCTTTATCAGAGCATGTCTGCATGGAAGCTGTTTTTAGAAATATGCTCAACTCACAGCTCAGAAATAAAGTGATGCTATCTGTGGAATAATAGCCTTTAAGATTTGAGTGGGAGTTTTATTGTATTAGGTGGGTTTCTCATCCATGTTTAAGTCAATGAGAGTTTTGGAAACATACTCTTATTATTAAATCTGTGCTTGAGGAAAATTATAAGTCTTGTAAGATCCTGATGCTCATATTCATGGCATCATTTTATGAGACACTGATCAAGTGTTGACAAAACTGCTAGGAGTTCACCAGGATTGATACAGACAATCAAAACAATGTTGACTTTAAGGAACAGAAGGAATCCTAGTGTATATATAGCTGGGTGCTGTCTCTGGAGACAGTATCTCTCTTCACCAGATAGAGCAGGATTGGTGGCAGAATGGAAGTTTTATAAAATGCTACTTTCCAGATACTACAGTGATGTTTGAAATTGCAACTTGATTATAAACTTCTTGTTGGAGGTAAGTAACTTCCCAACAGTTAGAAGTCTTGTGCCACTTGGAAGAGGGTTGTCTGTCGTTTCTTTTCCCTTGGGCACTTGGTTGTGACAATcaggaaggagaaaatgtgtGTAGGAAGAATCTTTATGTTGTGGGCTAGAGGTAGAAGCTTTTGGTCTTTGGTTTGGGGTTTCAGGTGATGTGCTTTGAGAAAAGGTTTATGTCTCTGTGGCCTTGTGAACAGGGATAATGATgctagaaatattttctgacgTGGCACAGTGCCATAAACAGCTTCTCACATTTCCTCTAAATCAACCTAGAGCAGGTCCTGCTATTACATGTTCTTTCTGTAAACAGCAACAGAATGGAATTCAGTTTTCTCAGTAGACTGAGCCACCTAAAATAATTTCAACCTCTTTTCTTACAAGCCAAGAAGATGCTATTAGTGTAGGATATCAGTCACAGTAGTTTTTATGGTTTCAAATACAATAATTTTGGTATTTTAAGTTGGTAGCAGTAGTGGGTTTTTTCGGTGctttgagatttattttttctaggAAGTGGGAGCAGCACTCTGCTGACTCCCTGCATGTACCCATAGAACAACTTCAATTTGCAGAACTATACAAACTGGACACTTGTTTAGGAATTTAAGTTGCCATTTGTTTTTATAGTAACCTCTGCAAATACAGAATTTGTGGTTTGCTTCTGAAAAGCACACTATAAATGGAATGTGAAACAATTTATGTTATTATGATTGAATATATTTCCATCAGCTGTTAATAAAGCACTCTCTGAAGAGTGTGGGTTTGACTTATTGATTTTTTTGAGCATGAAATATTAAGAGTTCTTGCTATGTTGTGATTTGGCATagctttggggattttttgattaCACAATTTTATGATCTTGTATAGATGCAGAATAGCACTGTAAAGTATTAATTTTGTATAATCcttatcaaaatattttgctttagtTTCTTTTAAATTCTATAAAATCAAGAACTTTTCTTTGCAAGCAATTGCTCTTAAACAGTACCTGTGAAGTGTACCTTTGATTTATTTGTCTTGAAAGATGCTTCTTCCTCTTATATTAGCCATATTCTTCACCAAGACAGGAAGCATAGGTagcttttcttttaatatattttaatcttTACATGGATGTGATACAAGTACCAAAACAGAAGCTCTTTTGAGAATCTGAGGACAGTAATTCATACTTGTCACTGATCTTTACTGTTCTAAAATTCAAAATGTATCAATTGTCTGTCATCACCTGTGAAATTTAGAAGATACATAAAAATGTCCCCTACAAAAAGCCCACACAGTTGGCTTTTATTTCGTTTCAAGCAATCGTTACTTCTTGCACATAAAAATAAGGAATGCATGAAAAGGTTGTATATTTAAATGTCTCTAATACTTTTTATTATATCCTCAGCTGTAGCTTTTACATTCTGTTCTTTCATTCATATAGTTTTATTTACATGTCTTGTAAATTCATTTATTGTCGCACTTGCTATTAAAAACATTTGAAATGTGTAGGTATTGGAAAGTTGCCCTTTACAGTGAACGTACAGAAGTTGCAtagttttttagtttttaactttttatctcatttttctttattaatctgaaatgttttattctttcttctttttttttttcttttttattcagtGCAGAGATGATGGGAAATTCAGAACTGTCTCCTGAAGTGGATGTAAATTCTCTAGATGCTCTGATTTCACAAAACGTGGTAGACCAGCTTCTCAGCAAGTATATGTCAACACTCACTGTGAGTAATAACAGTGCAAAGGCACATTCAGATGAGTTTATGTCTTTATTAGTACCTCAGTGCTACTCCTCCATTAGAGAAAACTGTGACAGATGTAAATCCAACACCATCACTTTTATGAAAATGTCCATATCCTATGTGTAAGTTTCTTTATAAAGCCATAATCAGATGGTTTTATATATGTAAATCATGACATTTCAAGGCGTAGTTATGCTTTACAAactattaataataatttattagaAAGGAAGGAATTCCAGTCTTCATATGCCAAAATCCATAGTGCTGGTATGTTAGCACTTAAAAAGACACTGTAGGCAGTTTGGTCCCCATAGTAGCTACATCAACATTTGATACAGATGTGATCTTTTCAAGGTAATCAGGATGTTCATGTTTTCCAGTTTGATTCTTATACCAGCCTTTTTCCTTTCACGCCTGTTAACTGCATGAGCATAATTTCCTTTGTAGATGCCATTTCAAGTGTATCTTAAATATAAAGGCACTGCTTCTTTGTTATCCTAAGAGTCACTAGAAACTGGTGAACTTTGTGGCAAAGCAAGCATTATGTGATTGTCAGATCCACTAATTGCCTCCAAGAGTGGACATTTGGGTAGTTGTAACTTTGGACTTGCTGTTCTTAAATTATCCAATGAATTCCTACTTATCCTAGCTTTAGGAGCTCTGCCAAGCAGAGGTGGGAAATTTTTGTGCTTCTTTGAATGTGCCAGCTACTAAAACATGTCCAGCAACAGCAACTACTTGGACTTTATACTCATCGTAATAATATGAACCAACCTTGTAATCACTCAAGGAAGTTGTCACTAGAGGCTCTGCTTCCCATTAGCTTTATTAGGACCTTTATGCAAGTTTATTTTTCTGCACTTAGCTTTGGAACAAAAAGCACATTGGTTTGTTTTCTCAAGTTACTTTTGCCTTGACTCAGAAAATGCCTTTGAATTAATTTTGTCTTCATTTAGCATGAAAAAATACACCCATGTTGTTTTTTTagaattgtttttttccttacctACTGAAAACTATTATGTCTAGTAtgttgctttattttatttatagaatataaataaaacaaagttGCTACTCTGATAAACAGAGtggctttcttttttctatttttgatTTTTGGCTTTATCTTTCTTTTAAGGCAGAAAATACTGGAACTACATACCTCTACCTTATTTCTTTTGATGTTGtttaaaagtgattttaaaCACAATGTAACTAGTTCTGAAGAGCTAAGTACAAGTAATTGGGACTATCAATTTAATTACTGAAGTTTATATCAATAAAAATGTcatgagaaataaaattctAATAGATTTTAACAGATTTCTGGCATATTATTTTTCCAGTTACCTCAGcttgaaaaaaattgtaatgTAAATGCCGATCTTAAGGTGAAAAaagtccctggggctgctggcttAAAATATTAAGTCATGCAAGTCATATCTCATTAGAGCAATTCCATACTTATGAGGAAGAAAAGTAGTGCCTTGTTTCACGCAATTGAAGAGGGTACTGTATGGACTTTTATGACCTTTCTGTTTGTGCCTACTGGTAATGTGTAATTTCGCATGGTAGGGCACAGTAAGATACCTGTAACATGTTGGAAAGAGGTACAAACATTTATATTACTACAGGTTTTAAGCAAATGTTAACAAAGCAGACCCAATCAAGACagaaatcaaagaatccaatTACATATTTAGCAAACATACTGGTCTTTACTCTTGTGAATAGGTCTGTGGTATGTGTCATGCCGAAAACTGGCTTAATCTCCTTCTGAAGCCAGTTGTTCCTAATGTCTGTGTGCTGAACAATGTGCTGGGCAGATGGGAGGAGAGCCAGCCATTGTATCCGTTGCTGTGTTCTGCAGCACTTGTGTTCCAAGAAACACAACCCATTTAATCTGATCCTGGGGTTTTGTACCCAGCAGTAACGAGCACCAGTTTCCTAAAGCCTAGGTGTAAAAGGAAGTACAGGCAGATATGTGCTATTTCTCCTACATTAAGTATTAATCTTATTGTTTCAGCTGGAGAAAAATTCTGTTTGAAACCTAAAGCCTGAGCCTTAGTAAATTCTTCCAAAATTAGTAAACGTTGATTCTGACAAACTGACCTGCTATTTGTGTTAGGAGCACTCCCTTTCAAAATGTGCCAAAGCTTCGAACTACACTTGTGTTCCAATTCTAACCTTTGTCTTTGCTAATGCAAATTTTATGTTACCTATATCCTGTAGGAATGGCAAGAGTGGTCAGCATTATCTGTTACTATGCCACTCCTCATTATGGAAATGACTGCTATTCTAGATGTTGTAGCAGAGGGTTCTGTTGTGTTGAATtaaatcttttctttctcttggttGCTTTATTAAATGAAGTCTAACATCATTGGCTGGCTGCGAAAAGCACTGGAGACAGATAAAAAAGACTGGATAAAAGAAACTGAACCAGAAGCAGATCAAGATGGGTACTATCAGACTACACTCCCAGCTATTGTTTTTCAGGTATAAGACAACTTGTTTGTTCTAGAAAATCTACAGAAGCAGTACATGGATTTGAAGGAATGGAGGGAAGCCAAACTTTCTAGAATACTATTGTTTCTGTGTCTTTTGAAGTatattgaggtttttttccctgtagaGCTGTTAGTTGAAGGGGTTGTTTCTTTGAAGGTTTTTGTTAACCTTTTTTACTTCAATGCTTAAAGACATAGTTCTTTTTTATGTGTAGATTAGAAACATATTTTTAGTTGATATTTGTATTTAGTGAGCTGCTTTTACTAGGTTCTCTTGATGTAAGGCCATAGTATAAGCCAACCAGATGATATGTGACTTATTAGAACAGTTCTTGTTAATACAGTGCTGAGTTAGGCTGTTTGTTAATATGGTGCTAAGGTAGTTAGGCATGTATCTGTTACTATAAATGACTCATTATATGCAAACACCTTAATACTAGAATAAAAAGTTCCATAGAAGGTTGAAACTGTTGCTGTTTTAAACACTACTTCAGTTAACATGAATACCTGTTCAAgttaaaaccagaaaagatAAGGCTGTTTctaaaatcctttaaaaaaaaagccacaaaaatacccaaacctGCACCACCCTCTTGTCAGTACTGGAAAGTTTTGAAAGTGATCTTTATCAACCAGTAAAATGTCAGCTTATTATGCTCACtttctaattttaatttataaataattgtGTTAGATACCTTCAATGAAAGATAGATTATCTCTTCTTCCTCCATTTGTTTCCcgctgtatttttttcccacctTATACCAGGATTTTTGCCATATTCTTTCACATTTGTATTAGTGCCAAGGTTTACTTCATCTAATCATTTTCAGAAAGTGTGTGATGTCAAAGAAACTGGTGGCTGATTATTGGCTCTCGTGTCATGCTGAGAAGGACAGCAGTGCTGGATGCATGTAGCAGTGAAATTTTCAAAATCATCTTAACATAAAAACAGCTCATGTTTCCACCTGGCTTTGAATCCTTTCTTTCTAGTTTGCCTCCTTTCAAACATAGTTGCCTGTAAGTCACCTAGATCTTGTACCTGCTCGTGTTTCTAAGGTTTAGAGGCTCCTTTACTTTACTGTTGCTCGCTACTTTCATATACGAGAGAAGCAAAGGAATTTGAGTTGTAGTGTTATTCACTACTAACTGCAGGAGCTGACTCTAGAACTTTGATACACTGTAAAGCCAAAGCACTACTGAATTAAAGAGATTAAGTACTGTTTTGCTGAATTAAAAATGCAGCTGTTTTCAGTATCAGGAGAACACTGCAGCATGCATTAATGGTTGCCAGTAATATATTAATTACACTTGTGAAAGTAGTGGCTTTTGGTTTGGTCAAtgggattctctggggaaaaaaaaacaccaacaaaaagcATCTGTAGAGCTGGTGCCAGTGAGAATCTACTGACAGAACAGGAGTTCTGTCTTTGTTTTACCACTGATAAAGGCCTCTCTTTATAATTAAACTATTTTTGTCTTAGATGTTTGAGCAGAATCTTCAGGTGGCTGCTCAGATAAATGAAGATTTGAAAACAAAGGTACTCATTCTATGTCTTCAGCAAATGAATTCATTTCTAACCAGGTAACATAatgtttaaaatacaaatgcttTATCCCACCATAGTCTCTCTTTGTTCCTACAGTTCCAagcttgtttttttgtttggatgtttcttttttgctttgtctTCGTCCTATCACATTCATGCCAACCAgggatttctttcctttccttcttttcttcccttccccaaTTTCACTGCAGAAGTTCTTCTGTGCTGGTGAGTGGCACTTTCAATTCCTGTCTGCAAACAgctcttaatttttttagttAGTTCTTCTTTCTTTTATATCTCAAATTCATACCTCTTTCTgtaaaggaagagagaaaaaacctcCTTGGCTGGATTCTGCCCAGAAGAGAAGGACTAAACGTCACACAAGCAACACACTCTTTATAAGATATTTCTAAACACCTGACAAACCCTTATGAAGCATTTGGTCCTGTGGGTGTATTTGAGTTCTTACAGATTTGTGTCTGTTTAATGTCATTCCTTTCATGTGTTACAGGTACAAAGATGAAGCACAATTTTATAAAGAAGATCACCTAAAAAATCGTCAGTACCCTCAGTGCTACGTTCAGTACATGATTGCAGTCATCAACAACTGTCAAACCTTCAAGTAAGTCTGCATGTTCTTGCAGTACTGGGAGAAAAACAGCTCTTGATATTTCAGGTGTAATACTACCTCTTCCCAGAACCTTCTCTTCTGTATGCAAAGCGAGTTTCAGTTAACCAGTAGTTAACTGAATAAACTTAATAGTAAACTTAACAGTAAACTGATCAGTAGTTTAGCTGACTGAATAAAGGCAATAAGTCTAAATGTAGTGCTGTTTTGAGAGGCAGGTATTGTGATTGCTTTTGCCTTTGGCAAACCAAGCCATTACCCCTCACCAATGAAAAACCACATGTTATCCCAAGAATTTCATTGCCACAGAAACATTTCTCTTTGCCTTCCAGATTTTGAAAAGGTCATTTCAGTTAGTTTGTCTGGGTCCTGCAATCTTCTCCCACAGATCACTTTCAAGCAGTGTGATCAAGGTGAACTGAATT is a window from the Passer domesticus isolate bPasDom1 chromosome 1, bPasDom1.hap1, whole genome shotgun sequence genome containing:
- the EXOC3 gene encoding exocyst complex component 3 codes for the protein MEETDREAVATAVQRVAGMLQRPDQLDKVEQYRRREARKKASVEARLKAAIQSQLDGVRTGLSQLHNALNDVKDIQQSLIDVNKDWRQSINTIENLKDVKDAVVQHSQLAAAVENLKNIFSVPEIVRETHDLIERGELLQAHRKLMDLECSRDDLMYEQYRMDSKNTHDMNLIHTYFGDMQKLSEELAKQLWMVVQRSLVTVRRDPTLLVSVVRIIEREEKIDRRMLDRKKQTGFIPPGRPKKWKEKMFNILERTVSTRIEGTQAETRESDKMWLVRHLEIIRKYVLDDLLVAKTLLDQCFPPHYDIFNRLLNMYHQALATRMQELAAEDLEANEIVSLLSWVLNTYTSAEMMGNSELSPEVDVNSLDALISQNVVDQLLSKYMSTLTSNIIGWLRKALETDKKDWIKETEPEADQDGYYQTTLPAIVFQMFEQNLQVAAQINEDLKTKVLILCLQQMNSFLTRYKDEAQFYKEDHLKNRQYPQCYVQYMIAVINNCQTFKESIISLKRKYLKSDMEDTLSISHANMDATLDIIAKEGCSSLLDEVFMDLEPHLNELMTKKWLMGSNAVGTICVTVEDYFNDFARIKKPYKKTMTLEAHRRVVVEYIRAIMLKRISFKNAEERKEGAERMIKEAEQFRFLFKKLAAGSGEDTEGLCDIIEAIAEVIKLTDPSLLYLEVSTLVSKYPDIRDDHIAALLTVRGDASRDMKQTIIETLDQGPSQPNPNYVPIFKEITVPTLTVPKLLK